Genomic segment of Seriola aureovittata isolate HTS-2021-v1 ecotype China chromosome 1, ASM2101889v1, whole genome shotgun sequence:
TCCTCTACGTCCTTTGACAAGCATGGGATACCTTTTGAGGAATAACCATAAATAACTCTCACTTTGTCACGTGGCCCGGCCATATGGTCTAAATCTGCACTACAAAGACTCCGGCGTGCACGTGACAACAGGTCGCCGTGAACGGTGAGAAGTATTCAGCTGTGTTCTGTGGCTCAGGATGATACGGGCTGTTTTCACAGTCGGCTCAGCAGCTACAGGCCTAAGAATATGCCTGACCCACACActttgcttaaaaaaatgttttggattcCGCCTCTTGCCATAAGCCATATTATGTAAGTGCTAAAGTGTGAGGTATCAAGAGGAGATGGCGCCGTGCCAGGACAgcgccgtgtgtgtgtgtgtgtgtgtgtgtgtgtgtgtgtggggggggggttgtgggtGCAGGTGTTGAAAGTATCTTGTATGAATAGTTCCTCTGaggatacaaacacacagagcaataAATTATTATATGCTGATGCAGTGATTATGTGCTGGGGGAAGTGAGCATGGATTTACTGTATTAATGCAAATGTCTGTAGATTGTGACAAAAGTTGGAAACTTTTAAATGGAGCTGTGATGCTGTTACTAACGCTCAAAACTCCACAACAATTTGAATGTTTCCTCAACTTTTTCCAAAAGTTTTTAAGCCCAAAAACTCTCATGACAGCAGCTTTATATAGAGATGTTTAACACACATCTAACAAATGTTCTTATTTCTTActgtattgtttatttatttagaatatAAACCTGTTGTATCTTAGACCCCATCTGCACATCTGGACACCTTGACCTTAAATACCCATCCAGAGataaaaatactctgcttttaataataatttgcatTTAGTTCGGGTTTTCGCtcaaaaaaagttcagtttatctgtttgaatttctttaaattacaACTAATCCTCCCTCATTGAgtctataaatataaaatatgcaaCTTCAGGCCTCAAGAAGCCTCCTGCTGTACTTTACTGTAAAGTATTCTCACTGTTTGTGCACCTGAGGATTCAAACTCGTGTAAGTCGTACACCGCAGCTCAGGTGTCTTTATGTTGTGATGCCTACACGTCTTTAACTGAGGtttaaggtgagcacagagaaactgtctccagcacagtgaagctcaaacatccagTTCAAGTAACACAAAAGCAAGAACTAAAGTTTTGCCATATCTGGAGAAACAACATGTAAAGATTAATGCAACTGTGAATGATAAAAAGTAATGATTTAGTCCATGTGCCTGTCACAATGTCCTCATGCTACACTGGCTTTGGAAGGTGAGACAGCAGAGACGAAAACAAGGCAGCTCTGGACTAAAATCACTTCTCTCTTGCTGTAAATACACCGTCCAACAAAACTGGCAAAGCACATTTCCAGAGTTGAATAAAATAGCTGCTGTTCTCAAGCTGCTTTTGTAAACTCTCCACACAGTCTATTAATGAGCCGCAGAATCCAGAAACCTTTGTCATAAACTCTCAGCAGGCTGACTTGATGTCACGgcagatgacatcatcacagccATTGTGAATGAGAGGGCGTTTTTTAATGTCGATGGATATGCAGCATAACCATCACCTGACCACATGTATTTAATGCGCTCTTACGCACGCGTAATCGTGCGTCATTGTTTGGTCAAGGGGAACAACTGAGGGATGAGGATGAAGGTTATAGGTGAAGTATTATAAAGACACAGAACAGTGCGTGCTGCATGTGTTAACCATCTTTCAgatattcttttgttttcatcatcaccGTCACACGCGAGCTGCAGGCCACGTACCTTGGAAGACATCCACACCCCGGAGATCCTCTGAGCTCGGAGATAATCATAGTCctcttgagaaaaaaaaaattttgtgcACGAAGTCCAGCGGACAGGAGAGGAAGTTGCTCGCACACTCCCCCTCCGAGGAGTTTCCACAACAGAGTCATTTTTGCTATAGCTTTCCATCTGCGTCCGTGTAAAGGGATATTGTCATTTTTGAGgtggttttaaatgaaactgGGGAAACTGTTTGTCGCCAAGGCTCCGAGCCCTGTCCTGTTACAAAAACCTGGCGGGGCAAGTCTTTCCTCCagccatttttttatttttattttttttaaatctggtgATTCATGTGCTTAGCTCTCATGGTGGGTCTACGACACAAGGCCTGTTGTGGAAAAGCATACTCGTGTAGATGTCATAAAACTAATTCTAGCCCTGGTTTATTTGATGCTAAATGCTTTAATGAGCGTTTTGTTAATATTAAGTGTTGGAACAATAACaaaactctttctctttttttttcctgtattgGACTCCAATTGTCAGTGGCAGCGAATGAGAGGGGTTATAAATATCCTTACTTTGCTCTCTGGGTGAAAGTTGCTCAAACATTCTTCAGCTAAGTGGTCAGAGGATTACTAAATTATTGCCACTTGCATGGCCTACAGTTTTTgtctctgaaataaaaatctgccCAAACCCAGCGCAAATTCTACATTAGTgcaaacaaattttttttttttaactttattgcataacagcaaaaaaaataacaaaaaccgATCATCTCCTATCTGTTCTGTTATTGACAGATGAAACTCATAAAGTGCGAATGCATAGGCTGTCTTCTCTTCAATTTGGATTTGATGTCAGATTCGGAAGCCCGCGCAGGTCGAAGAACTCATTAATAAACCCATAATTGTTCCTAAAGAAGAGGATTTGGGATAAACTACTCTGAGATGGAGAGAATGAACATTTGCCAATTggtgacttgtgtgtgtgtgtgtgtttctgtgtgtctctctgtgtgtgtgagtgtgtgttgggaggGGGGGGCTCTGAGACGTGCGTAAAACGTGTGTCATGGGGACCACCTGCTGTTGGGCGTACAGTGTCTTAATAGGGAATATTCTTcttcaaacagaaagaaaaaagggaaactcTACTTGTAATCACACGTCAGTCTGAATGGATTTTGAGTTAGTACTGTTTTTTCTGCTTATGTCTGTGCCGTTTCCTTTACTGGGGCTTTTGTCCAGACCGCAGAGCGACTCAGTGaccccctcctccatctccataTACTCCGCTTTGTCACCCAGCGAGGACCCAGAGGGCGAGCCTTTGAATTTCCTTAGAAAGTCCGGGAAGTAAGGGCAGCCCGGGGGCATGCTCTCCACCACCGGCGGCTGGTCCTCGTTGTCGGTCTCCCTGTGGTAGAAGTAGTTGAAGTTGGACACTATGACCGGCACCGGGAGCGCGATGGTTAACACGCCGGCGATCGCGCACAGGGAGCCCACGATCTTCCCGCCGACAGTGATGGGCTTCATGTCGCCGTAGCCCACCGTGGTCATGGTCACCACGGCCCACCAGAACGCGTCGGGGATGCTCGTGAACTGAGAGGTGGGCTCGTCCGCCTCGGCGAAGTACACCGCGCTGGAGAACAGGATGACACCGATGAccaggaagaagatgaggagggcCAGCTCCCTCATGCTGGCGCGCAGGGTATGACCCAGGATCTGCAGCCCCTTGGAGTGTCTGGACAGCTTGAAGATGCGGAACACCCGGACCAGGCGGATTATTCTCAGGATGGCGAAGCTCATCGCCTGCTGGCCGTTGCCTTGGTGCTGCGCCAGGTCCGTGCCGAGAGTTATGAAATAAGGCAAAATGGAAACAATGTCTATTGAgttcataatgtttttaaagaaagcGGGTTTGCTGGGACTCGCGAAGAAGCGGACTATAATCTCAAAGGAGAACCAGATGATGCAAACCGTCTCCACGATGAAAAACGGGTCGTTGAAAGGAGTAAATCCGTGGTCAGGTTGAGAGGAGTTGTGTCGTGGCTGTAGATACTCTTTTTCATCCCTGAACTCCGGCAGCGTCTCCAGGCAGAAAATGACAATAGAAATGACAATAACCAGGACGGACACCACTGCTATCCCCCTGGCCGGGCTCGAGCTCTCCGGATACTCGAACAGGAGCCAGATTTGGCGCTTGAACTCGTCCTCCGGCAGAggcttttcctcctctttcacaaAACCCTCATCCTCCCGAAACTTCAGTATCGCCTCCTCCCCGAGTTCATAAAACTTCACCTCCTCGGAGAAGATGTCAAAGGGGACGTTGACTGGTCTTTTCAACCGCCCCCCTGACTGGTAGTAGTAAAGAATGGCGTCAAAACTCGGTCGGTTCCGGTCGAAGAAGTATTCGTTCCTCAGCGGGTCGAAGTACCTGATTCGCTTGTCGGGGTCCCCCAGGAGAGTGTCCGGGAACTGAGTGAGAGTCTTGAGCTGAGTTTCAAACTTCAGCCCCGACACGTTGATGACGACTCTCTCGCAGCAGCCGCACTCGCTGTAAACGTTCTCGTATCCGGACTGAGGGCGCCGGTCGGTGATCGACACcgtctcctcttcatcatccatGTTACACAGAAAGCTCGACCTCTTGCTTCCccgctccccctcctcctcctcctcctcttcctcggcTCCCTcggcctcttcctcctctatcaTGATGTCCTCCTCGGATCCGAGCAGCGCCAGCTCCGAGTGGCGCAGATCCCCGCCGAGAGTCGTCCGGCTGCGTCTCCACCGTCCGACGCCGCGCTGCTTTTTCCGCTCTCTGAgaactctctgctgctgctcgggCTCCTGCTGGTGCTGTGGCGGCTgcgaggaggtggaggaggaggaggaggaggaggggcgcGAGGCGGTACCGCCGCTGCTGATGTTGGCGTTCGTGGAGGAGGCGGCGCGAGACTGATGCTGGCGGTTGTTAAGGAGATGAGCGctcgaggaggaggaggaggaggaggaggaggtggaggtggaggtggaggtggaggtggaggtggaccCCCCTacgccaccgccgccgccgccgcctcctcctccctccgcACCGGATCCACCTTCGGCAGCGGCCGCTGCAGCCGCCGCTCTAGACTGTGCAGCCTGGCGCTCCCTCTCGCGCTCCCTCTCCCGTGCGCGAGCTTGGGCATATCCGTAAGGCAGGTGACTATTGCACCCGCCGTCCGCGCCCACCATGGCAAACTCCATCTTAAGTCAATGAGCGGTTCGGTCCGTGAGGGCTACGGCGGCCGCCTCAGGGCGACGTGGACGCGGGCCAGAGAATAAAAGTTGCAGCTCGGAGCGCGCAGAGGAAATGAGACATGAACCGCTTCGACCAATCAGTTGTGAATATgagaatgtcagaaaaacaaacgAACCTCAATTAGGTCCATGTTGCGTGCAGTCCATGTGGCTACTTACATGATAGGAGATATTGATCAGCCTATCCTCCCGTGTCGGCTCAGGCCTCTTATGACATCATTACCATAACCCAAAGATGTGAGGGCCGGCGGCATCGCCTGTTACGCAGACGCTCTGTGTCAAACTTGCAGCGCCCTTTTATTTGTTCAGCATCATAAATCACCAAGTCAACAAGCGACACCAAAACAGTCTCCCCGCGGTTCCTCCGGTGCCCATCAGGTGGTTAATTTCTCCACGACCAGGGCTGGTGCCCAAATGCGTCTTTTGATCCTCCGTGGTCACTCATGGTTGCCATTTTATGTGATgagattaaaaagaagaagaagctggatCTTTGCTGTTATATTATTATGGAGCTCCGGTGGATGTGAAAGACTTTATCCTTGTGTCGCTCTggagctgagagagggagagagagagagagagagagaagaggaaacagcagaaaataaatgaattcataTTCATGTCCGTTGTTTTGGCGACTGCACAGTCCAGGATTCTACGCATCTGTTACAATATGAGGCGCTGAAACTTAATTGgcatattattattgtcattattgtcattattgttgAGTTATTATGAAGCTATGCTGTTGGGAATGAATGCAGGGGAGACATTTATGTCTCGCACGGACATTACGCACGAATTTTCAGCTCATTAAAATCGCCTCCCTTCATTCTGACATTCATACTTACATGTGAAAAGGGGCCAAACGAAATCGCCTCAGCCCCCCTACAAACAAATCggctggaggagaaggaggaggaggaggaggatgaagaggaggaggaggtagggTAGGTGAGGATGCAGTTCTTCCTCCAAATTCCCCACTTGATTTTTGGGGGGTAATATCACAAATCCCTCGTCGTATCCAACCAGCGACCATAACATCCACTACATACATCCGCGGTCTGACGCACTCTGAGGAGGACACTTTTTTGGCTGCGTCTCGACGTCTTGTCTCAATTCAACAGGATCTATCGCCACTTCAGCCCCCGTTTGTGCTGCATCGCTCCCGGTGTTTCGGCAGCGATAATTATttaagggagggaaaaaaagaagaagaagaagaagcaggtgtGCGAGCAGCGAGTTGGCATCAATGACAGCTCCGCACGGTCACGGCGAAAAGATGCGAGGGGGGGTAAAAGTTTACCTTCACGCAGGCGAAGGGAAATGGCCCCATGGTTGAGTCTGAGCAtcacacatctgtctgtctgccgcTGTAGCCCTACCTATATTCCTGTATCCCtcccattgtgtgtgtgtgatgatggaGAGCCTCGGTGAGAAAGTCATTCATGTACTGCAGCGCGTGCAGGCGGTGCTCGGTCCTCCCCCAGTGGATGCAGCCGGTCACTGCGCGCCGTGCTGCAGTCTCTCAGCCCGAGCCTCCTCTGCccttcatcatcactgctgGGGTGGCAACCGGTGTCCttacacccccaccccccaaaaaaaactaaTGCATTGCTCTCCATTCACTCCTGAAGCAACGTGGTGTGTTTACAATTTTCAGATAAAATCATCCCACCCACCAAAACACTGGCTGTTTTACCTTTAGAAACTATTCCTGTCAGAAATCCTTATCCTTATCcttattttcagtcattttaatcCCCACGTGACCAGAAATGGAAAGATTTCACCTGAGCCTGCACAGGTGTGAGTCACAAATAAGAGTTTACATCCAAAATGTGTGAATTTACTTCCTAGATATAGTTTCTCCACAATGTCTCTGCAcctaaatacagtttttttttaacatcaattCATGATCAATCAAGCAaaaattaccaaaataaaagctgttttcttgTCTCTCAAAGATTAAGATTGTCTGTTTCCCAGTTTTATTTTACCGTAAACTTAATATCTTCTCTAACAAGATATTTGAAGCTGTCACCTTGGAAGTGGGattgatatttctttttctctcttccgAAATTTAACAGACTAAACGATtgattgatcaataatgaaCATAATCGTTAGCTGCAGCcttaattattaaatatttctttgaCAACCCTGAAATAGATGTTTAGCTCTGCGCTTCAGCTGCGATACTACATCTAATTTCCCCTGTGAGTAAACAGGAAAACCAAACATCATTAATATCCATTGTTTCTGCCGTTACTTTGATATTTAATTAAGTAAAGGCAGCACTTAAAAGAGAATACCGCCCCGGTTTAGAAGTGAATTCATTTACGTAGTCCGTTATCCTTTTATCGTGTCCCACAACAGTTCAGTCGATGGAGATCGGAGAGAAAACCACTTAATTTCTGTCGACGCTGCAGATTACAGACAAGTAATCAGCTGTGACAGAACAATACCTTAGTGGGAGTTTGTTTGGACGTCCtcagcagtaaaaacacaaagcaacgTTTCACTTCTTAGACATGAATGACATCAAATCCACAAGTGTCCCTGACCTTCACACTGTAACCCAGGAAAATTACAGTTAGCTTATCCAGAGTCGTATTAGATATTAACTATTTGTTGTCTTGAgcaatggctaaaaagtgttttgtgaggtcacactgactttgacctttgtcctttgaacaccaaaatctaatcagttcattattgagtccaagtgaatgtttgtaccgaatttgaagggattcccttgaggagttctgaAGATGTCGCTTTCACAAGGcgaaaattatgttttgtgaCCTCACCGTGACCTTGGCCTTTGACCCCTgaaaattctaatcagttcatcgttGAGGCCTAGTGAAGGTTTgggtcaaatttgaagaagttccgtcaagtTGTAACTGAGTTGTCCGTGATAGTGGGACTtacaacccgaaaacaatatggctgctcAGTGTCGCCGGCACGGACAGAGAAAGATTCATTCTATAAACCAAAAGAAAGTGaagcttttcttctgtttctccctTAAAGGTCCATTCCCCAATCGTAATCACCCACCGCCATCAAATCCCAAACCAGCGGAGTAAGATCTGCCGTCCCTCCGGAACTGATTTAGAGATCTGTTTAGCACTAGACAATCACTGAATTAAAGCTAATCATCATTTCTAATCTGTTAAAGGTTTGTTTATGTCATTAATGTGTCAGTGCAGCAGTAAAATGGTAAAATGCAgattattaatcattaaatttacattcagattAATGTTTCTTTGTAAAACAAGCCAGGGTGGCGTCACAGAAATGTTCCGTTGTTTTACTGTTAACGTCAATAATTTCCTTGTAGATTGAAACAGTAAGTGATTTAACAAAATTAGGGTTGTACAACCATTAATTATGGGCCacatgcagaaaaaagaaaaggactcTTCACTAACtcaacctttttttgttttcctctcatcttcGTTCCaccttcctgtttttcctctgtcgTATATTGTAAAGAAATGTCAAAGCTGTTGCAGATTTCAACCAAACCTTGTTAAAAAGTGGTGGGAAATAATAGCTTAAAATATTCCTAAATCTATACACgaggatataaaaaaaaacgaccctctcctcctccatcaggtccctgataaaaaaaaaaaacaaaaacaacaatgcacAATGTGCCCTCAGTAAATGTCACccagaaatgacaaaaatataatgAGCACAGTGTAACTACAGCAGTTTCAGACACTCCCCTCTTTAATTTGAATCATATAATTTAAAACATCAGTACGCTACTTCATACAGTGTATAATTAAAGGTCATCCTCTCGCTGGAGAAAACAGAGCGACACTGTTCTCTCCATGTTCTTTACATTTCACATGAGAGAAacctgattttatttatttatttatttattgacagCAGGAGAAAGTGGAGTGGCCACTTTGGAGACTGTAACACAACAAATTACTGTGCTCAGGTATTAATGAGTCAAACAACACATTACTACCGAAAAAGCAATTAAGAATGCATTATTTCTTTTGAGTAATGAGTATTGAAAACATCAAGACAAGCCAGTGTAATGACTATCGTGgtgatttttctttaatgtagccacattagctgctaTTTATATACAGGTATAGTGTGGAAATGATGATGCTTAACAAAAGGAAGATGGTTACTGGCCGTTTATATTTTACCCAACAAACAATTTGAGGATTAGTGACCAGTTTATTGCAACCGacaaaaactagaatcacctctttgcagttgtatccctccgccactcagactagtttcaggtcacatccctgtttatccagagtcagagaaaatatgaacattatgtgtgaaattgaagtcttgagtaatagCTGAAAagtgaacttgacctttgacctttagccaccaaattcTACTCAGTtagtccttgagtccaggtgaatgtttttaacAAATCTGAAGAAAGTCCCTCAAGGCGTGACGGAGATGTCCAGTTCACACGGccaaaacagtgttttgtgaggtcactgtgaccttgacctttgaccttttgacccccaaaatctaatcagtccacccttgagtcctagtgaacatttgtgccaaatttgaagaagttccctcgaggcgtttctgagatatcgtgtccacgagaatgagacggacggacaacccaaaaacaatatggcctccagctctgactgtcgccggcgcggAGTAATAATAATACGTCAGCGATCTCTTATAAAGACTTCTGGGCACCTGGCGAGGTGACTGTCGAGTCACCGTTATTGATCAACCACCATATTGCCACCACAGATTTATTTGGGTCGTTTGGACAGTAAAGGTCTCGTTCATTGAGCCTTTGAAACCTCCTAGATTTAATTTGATTGTGCAGATAATTGGCTCTCCTGCAGGTAACGCTACACGATAACAACCATCAGTAGCTGGAGCTCGTTCAGTCCTGTCCGTTTGATTCAAAAAAACTCTAATTAGGACAAGAACGAGCCTGTTATTCCAGACCAGAAAACGGATACATTATTCCTCTAAGGAATCCTAATCGTTCCCTGAGGGGTTTCTTTAAATCTCTAGTTGTAAAACTCCTGTAGGGATATTTTTGGTTGCTTGTGCAGCCTCcttctgaaatgttttaatacagTCACTGTGCTTCTTTTTCATGAGAGGAAatctgaaacaaaatgaaaaatccaaTGCAGAGGCTTACACTTGTGAAATAATCAGTTCTGCTGACAGAGCAAATATCACTCACTGATTCCACATACAGCTCGTCctcacagtctctctctgtgtttcagataTTTAcctcagacattttttttcaacatgttgGAAATCCTccacccaccacacacagatCATGCACACTCACCCCTTGCACTTCATTGAGTATCCACCTCACTCAGCACCAGGGGGAGTTGCGAGGTCAGTAATAATAAGAGGTGATGGAGTGAGGATGGAGGGCACCTTATTAAACACAAGTGTGGATGCACTTTGAACTGATGCCAGGGCTGCAACACGGCCACGTCTGTTGAGAGCATCCTTCTGCATCTTATCTAAACATACACAGAGAAGAAATCCAGCTTAACaaatcagtttatttaaaagaaaaacaaacatttagagGTGAAGTAAGCCAGAACGTGCATTTATCTACAAGTCACCCAGTTGTTCACCGTCACAGCAAAGTAAAGGGAAATGACAAACCCTGCATTCAAAGGTAATTATAAATATTGTTGTTTAAGGAGAAAAGAAACTAATGTTCTCtgtaaaatttaataaaaaagcaTCATTTCAAACTATCGGAGGAAGTCTGAAACATTTTAGACTAAGAGTCAATGATGCAATGATAACCTTGTGACCTTGT
This window contains:
- the kcna4 gene encoding potassium voltage-gated channel subfamily A member 1, whose amino-acid sequence is MEFAMVGADGGCNSHLPYGYAQARARERERERERQAAQSRAAAAAAAAEGGSGAEGGGGGGGGGGVGGSTSTSTSTSTSTSSSSSSSSSSAHLLNNRQHQSRAASSTNANISSGGTASRPSSSSSSSTSSQPPQHQQEPEQQQRVLRERKKQRGVGRWRRSRTTLGGDLRHSELALLGSEEDIMIEEEEAEGAEEEEEEEEGERGSKRSSFLCNMDDEEETVSITDRRPQSGYENVYSECGCCERVVINVSGLKFETQLKTLTQFPDTLLGDPDKRIRYFDPLRNEYFFDRNRPSFDAILYYYQSGGRLKRPVNVPFDIFSEEVKFYELGEEAILKFREDEGFVKEEEKPLPEDEFKRQIWLLFEYPESSSPARGIAVVSVLVIVISIVIFCLETLPEFRDEKEYLQPRHNSSQPDHGFTPFNDPFFIVETVCIIWFSFEIIVRFFASPSKPAFFKNIMNSIDIVSILPYFITLGTDLAQHQGNGQQAMSFAILRIIRLVRVFRIFKLSRHSKGLQILGHTLRASMRELALLIFFLVIGVILFSSAVYFAEADEPTSQFTSIPDAFWWAVVTMTTVGYGDMKPITVGGKIVGSLCAIAGVLTIALPVPVIVSNFNYFYHRETDNEDQPPVVESMPPGCPYFPDFLRKFKGSPSGSSLGDKAEYMEMEEGVTESLCGLDKSPSKGNGTDISRKNSTNSKSIQTDV